A DNA window from Solanum lycopersicum chromosome 3, SLM_r2.1 contains the following coding sequences:
- the LOC101245834 gene encoding HVA22-like protein k isoform X2 → MGLKLLLSPLNTNVIVRTACCSVGIVLPVYSTFKAIETGNRNEQHKWLLYWAAYGSFSIVEAFTDKFLYWFPLYYHVKLAFLVWLQLPSAEGAKQLYTNHLRPFLMKHQARLDHILELFHGELGKFISTHQAEIQFAKVLLGKTLLSVGNILQQPAQGRVVGTIEGPAEQVETSESEDES, encoded by the exons ATGGGGTTAAAATTGCTTCTTAGCCCGCTTAATACTAATGTTATTGTCCGCACTGCATG CTGCTCTGTAGGGATTGTTTTGCCTGTTTATTCTACTTTTAAAGCAATTGAGACGGGGAATCGAAATGAGCAACATAAATGGCTTCTGTACTGGGCAG CATATGGATCTTTCAGTATTGTTGAAGCATTCACGGATAAATTTCTCTACTG GTTCCCACTATACTATCATGTGAAGCTCGCATTTCTTGTTTGGCTTCAACTTCCATCTGCTGAG GGTGCAAAGCAATTGTACACGAACCATCTGCGCCCTTTCCTCATGAAACACCAAGCAAGACTGGATCATATTTTGGAGTTATTTCATGGAGAATTG GGTAAATTTATTAGTACTCACCAAGCAGAAATTCAGTTTGCAAAGGTGCTTCTTGGCAAAACCTTACTATCAG TTGGAAATATTCTTCAACAACCTGCGCAAGGACGAGTTGTTGGTACAATTGAAGGGCCAGCAGAGCAAGTAGAGACTTCAGAATCTGAAGATGAATCGTGA
- the LOC101245834 gene encoding HVA22-like protein k isoform X1 encodes MAGMAMFASNLSSEMGLKLLLSPLNTNVIVRTACCSVGIVLPVYSTFKAIETGNRNEQHKWLLYWAAYGSFSIVEAFTDKFLYWFPLYYHVKLAFLVWLQLPSAEGAKQLYTNHLRPFLMKHQARLDHILELFHGELGKFISTHQAEIQFAKVLLGKTLLSVGNILQQPAQGRVVGTIEGPAEQVETSESEDES; translated from the exons ATGGCAGGAATGGCTATGTTTGCCTCTAATCTCTCCAGCGAG ATGGGGTTAAAATTGCTTCTTAGCCCGCTTAATACTAATGTTATTGTCCGCACTGCATG CTGCTCTGTAGGGATTGTTTTGCCTGTTTATTCTACTTTTAAAGCAATTGAGACGGGGAATCGAAATGAGCAACATAAATGGCTTCTGTACTGGGCAG CATATGGATCTTTCAGTATTGTTGAAGCATTCACGGATAAATTTCTCTACTG GTTCCCACTATACTATCATGTGAAGCTCGCATTTCTTGTTTGGCTTCAACTTCCATCTGCTGAG GGTGCAAAGCAATTGTACACGAACCATCTGCGCCCTTTCCTCATGAAACACCAAGCAAGACTGGATCATATTTTGGAGTTATTTCATGGAGAATTG GGTAAATTTATTAGTACTCACCAAGCAGAAATTCAGTTTGCAAAGGTGCTTCTTGGCAAAACCTTACTATCAG TTGGAAATATTCTTCAACAACCTGCGCAAGGACGAGTTGTTGGTACAATTGAAGGGCCAGCAGAGCAAGTAGAGACTTCAGAATCTGAAGATGAATCGTGA
- the LOC101245346 gene encoding small ribosomal subunit protein bS21c isoform X1, with the protein MALFQSSSFFNPLLSSSNNQNTANFRPKTAQISTVRAVPLCVSSTSLPVTPILKLDHHSSDYSHLFPSLPFSNIFFFKSAYNVQVVAGEHEPEEKLIGRFRREVFRAGVIQESKRRRFFESTQEKKKRKCRDAARRNRKRRPQPKALLGDTPETLKDEGYKSDEDKWDLIDVESPYT; encoded by the exons ATGGCCCTTTTTCAGTCATCATCCTTCTTCAAccctttgctttcttcttccaACAACCAGAACACTGCAAATTTTCGTCCAAAAACTGCACAAATCAGTACTGTTCGTGCCGTACCTTTATGTGTTTCGTCTACATCGTTACCTGTAACTCCAATTCTGAAACTCGACCATCACAGCTCTGATTACTCTCATCTGTTTCCTTCACTTCCATTTtccaatattttcttctttaaatcAGCATATAATGTTCAGGTTGTAGCTGGGGAACACGAGCCGGAAGAGAAACTCATTGGCCGCTTCCGCAGAGAGGTTTTCAGAGCTGGAGTTATCCAAGAGAGTAAACGCCGAAGATTTTTTGAATCTACTcaggagaagaagaaaaggaagtGTCGTGATGCTGCCAGACGAAACCGCAAAAG AAGGCCTCAACCAAAAGCTTTACTAGGGGATACACCAGAAACTTTGAAGGATGAGGGTTATAAATCTGATGAAGATAAGTGGGACCTTATCGATGTAGAATCACCCTATACTTGA
- the LOC101245346 gene encoding small ribosomal subunit protein bS21c isoform X3, with translation MALFQSSSFFNPLLSSSNNQNTANFRPKTAQISTVRAVPLCVSSTSLPVVAGEHEPEEKLIGRFRREVFRAGVIQESKRRRFFESTQEKKKRKCRDAARRNRKRRPQPKALLGDTPETLKDEGYKSDEDKWDLIDVESPYT, from the exons ATGGCCCTTTTTCAGTCATCATCCTTCTTCAAccctttgctttcttcttccaACAACCAGAACACTGCAAATTTTCGTCCAAAAACTGCACAAATCAGTACTGTTCGTGCCGTACCTTTATGTGTTTCGTCTACATCGTTACCT GTTGTAGCTGGGGAACACGAGCCGGAAGAGAAACTCATTGGCCGCTTCCGCAGAGAGGTTTTCAGAGCTGGAGTTATCCAAGAGAGTAAACGCCGAAGATTTTTTGAATCTACTcaggagaagaagaaaaggaagtGTCGTGATGCTGCCAGACGAAACCGCAAAAG AAGGCCTCAACCAAAAGCTTTACTAGGGGATACACCAGAAACTTTGAAGGATGAGGGTTATAAATCTGATGAAGATAAGTGGGACCTTATCGATGTAGAATCACCCTATACTTGA
- the LOC101245346 gene encoding small ribosomal subunit protein bS21c isoform X2 yields the protein MALFQSSSFFNPLLSSSNNQNTANFRPKTAQISTVRAVPLCVSSTSLPVTPILKLDHHSSDYSHLFPSLPFSNIFFFKSAYNVQVVAGEHEPEEKLIGRFRREVFRAGVIQESKRRRFFESTQEKKKRKCRDAARRNRKSSPFGSAEGLNQKLY from the exons ATGGCCCTTTTTCAGTCATCATCCTTCTTCAAccctttgctttcttcttccaACAACCAGAACACTGCAAATTTTCGTCCAAAAACTGCACAAATCAGTACTGTTCGTGCCGTACCTTTATGTGTTTCGTCTACATCGTTACCTGTAACTCCAATTCTGAAACTCGACCATCACAGCTCTGATTACTCTCATCTGTTTCCTTCACTTCCATTTtccaatattttcttctttaaatcAGCATATAATGTTCAGGTTGTAGCTGGGGAACACGAGCCGGAAGAGAAACTCATTGGCCGCTTCCGCAGAGAGGTTTTCAGAGCTGGAGTTATCCAAGAGAGTAAACGCCGAAGATTTTTTGAATCTACTcaggagaagaagaaaaggaagtGTCGTGATGCTGCCAGACGAAACCGCAAAAG CTCTCCCTTTGGATCTGCAGAAGGCCTCAACCAAAAGCTTTACTAG